GACGCGCAGCCGCCCCGCCCGTGCGAGGTTCTGGATGCGTCGACGCAAAATGTCGTTGCCGTCCGCGGCAGTCGCCTGCCAGGCAGGCTGGGGGTCACTACTCATGATGGCGAAGAGCCCGGGATGGCTGAGACCGAACGCGACGTGCATGTCCCAGCCGTCGCGCAAGTCCTGAAGTGGGTCGGGGTGCGGCACGCGCTTGGACTTCGCGGCGAGGTAGCGCGTCAAGCTCTCCTCGACGACCGCCGCCAACAGCCCTCGCTTGTCACCGAAGAGGCGATAGATGGTCGGCGCTTGGACCCCGGCAGCGGCGGCCACGGCACGTGTGGTCGCTGCCTCCGGGCCACCGGTCGAGATGAGTTTGGCCGCCGCTGCGATGATGCGCTCGCGAACATCGGGGCCTTCGGCCTGGTCGGCGGCCTTCTTGCTGTGCTCCATGCGGCTCAGGTAACACGCACCGCGGAAATCAACGATAACAATTTATTGAAACCAACGATACCGGGCACTACGTTATCAACGGAAACAAAAATCGCTTCCATTGATAACAACAGGGGATACCCATGATCGTCATCACCGGTGCCACCGGTCAGCTCGGCCATCTCATCGTGGAAAAACTCCTCGCCCGCGTCCCGGTCGAGCAGGTGGGTGTGAGTGTTCGTGACCCGGAGAAGGCCCAGGATCTCGCCGCTCGGGGTGTCCGGGTTCGGCGAGGCGACTTCACTGATCCGAAAAGCCTCACGCAGGCCTTTGAAGGTGCCTCACAGGTGCTGCTCGTCTCATCGAACGCGGCAGCGTATGGCGGCGACACCCTCGCTCAGCACCGCTCGGCCATCGACGCCGCTCGGGCTTCCGGTGCACGGCGCGTCGTTTACACCAGCCACATGGCCGCGAGTCCGTCATCCGCTTTCCCACCGGCGATCCACCACGCGGTGACCGAGCAGATGCTTCGAGGATCGGGTCTCGCCTGGACCGCGCTCCGAAACGGCTTCTACGCCTCGAGCGCGCGCCTCGTACTGGAACAGGCCGTCAAGACCGGCGTCCTCGAGACGTCGCCCGACGGCAAGATCGCTTGGACCACCCACGCCGATCTCGCGGAGGCGGCCGCGGTGATCCTGGCGAACGAGGGTCAGTACGATGGCCCGACGCCGCCGCTCACGGCCGCGGAGGCGCTCGACTTCGGCGAGCTGTGTGCCGTGGCGTCAGACCTCCTCGGGCGCCCGATCCGCCGAGGCATCGTGCCGGAGGAGCAGTTGAGGGCGAACTTCGCGGCACTCGGGATGCCCGCGATGGCGATCGAGAGATCACTCGGTCTCTACCGTGCCAGCCACAACGGCGAGTTCGCCACGATCGATCCCACTCTCCAGAAGCTGCTAGGGCGAGTGCCAACACGCGTGCACGCGGTGCTGGCCGACACTCGTGGCCGAACGGCTGCCACGGGCCCATGAGCTCCTCGAGGCCCATGCGGCGGCTGTACTTACAGAGCTTCGACCAGTAAACCTCCCGGAACTTCTCCACGGCCTTGGCGCCTTCGATGCGAAGCTGAACCCGGCGAGGGGAGGATGGGTGCCCTTCTCCTCGAAGCAAAAGGACCATATGCACGCATCCCGTCTTCGTTCCTCGCGAACCACACTCGCGGCTGTCCTCTTCCTCTTCCTGTCCTGTGCACGGGAGAAGACGCCCGAGTCACCCCCGGCTGGGCCCTCGTCCGGAAACGTGAGCGCCCCCTTCGACCTCGGAGCCGTCATCCGGCAGGTGCGCCTGGCCTACCGGCAGGAGGGAGAGGGTTGGCGCGGCGGACGCTCGACCTATGACGTGCGGGCGGACGGGGACGGACTCACGCTGACGCCCGTCCGCCCCGAGGCGGAGCCCGTGCGAGGCGGGTCGCTGAAGCTGGGAACGGCGCGGCTCACGCGGGGAGACGTCCCCGTGGGCACGGAGCTGGCCCGAGCGCACGTCGAACAGGATGGG
This DNA window, taken from Cystobacter ferrugineus, encodes the following:
- a CDS encoding TetR/AcrR family transcriptional regulator; this translates as MEHSKKAADQAEGPDVRERIIAAAAKLISTGGPEAATTRAVAAAAGVQAPTIYRLFGDKRGLLAAVVEESLTRYLAAKSKRVPHPDPLQDLRDGWDMHVAFGLSHPGLFAIMSSDPQPAWQATAADGNDILRRRIQNLARAGRLRVTEDRAIGIIRAMGTGVVLTLLQQPEGERDPGLAEAAREAVVAAITGEAAVAADAGIQGTAMALRASLDQTTVLTKGERQLLTELLDRIADA
- a CDS encoding SDR family oxidoreductase, encoding MIVITGATGQLGHLIVEKLLARVPVEQVGVSVRDPEKAQDLAARGVRVRRGDFTDPKSLTQAFEGASQVLLVSSNAAAYGGDTLAQHRSAIDAARASGARRVVYTSHMAASPSSAFPPAIHHAVTEQMLRGSGLAWTALRNGFYASSARLVLEQAVKTGVLETSPDGKIAWTTHADLAEAAAVILANEGQYDGPTPPLTAAEALDFGELCAVASDLLGRPIRRGIVPEEQLRANFAALGMPAMAIERSLGLYRASHNGEFATIDPTLQKLLGRVPTRVHAVLADTRGRTAATGP